The sequence ATCCGTCGTTCCTCTGCGACTTCTGTCCCCCTTCCTGGTCTCTTTCTGCGCCTCTAAGATGAAAGTGCGCTACTTTGGTTCGTGCAAAGTGTTTCAGCTGCAATAATGCGTCTCCCCGCAACCCTCCCCCTCTTGGACTCGTAACGACAGTGCGgtaccccctcccctccccaccTCTGGCTCCTCTCACAGTTTGCAGTGCTGCAGCTGGGTTCGGATGGGGCGGCGGGACGAGACTGCGGAACAGTGTGCGTCCTGAGGAGTGTTGACTCggctgtttttctcctctggCCTGGGATTTTCCCCGTAGCATCCTGCTCCCGTGGCACATTTACAGTGACTCTTGTCTGATTTGAGCCCTACTTTTGAGCCTAAAAGCTGCTCTGCAATTTGATTAATGGCTTTACTCagcaaaaaaacatatttattaaaagtaaataagtaaGCAAAACAATGGGATTGGGGTAAAAGGGGCTCAAAGCCCCAACACTCCAAtactaaatgtaacaaaagaaaatagtaATTAGATTATATTCTACTTTGGATGGGTTGGGTCTATCAGAATACACAgtacagtgaaaaaaaacatgtgccccctctgtttttgctctttagtTATCTAAATATTTCAGATAATCAGTATCACACAAAGATGAgctgagtaaatacaaaatccagtttttagatgatttcatttattaaggTAAATAAGCTATCCAAAACAACCTGCCCCTATGTGAAAAagtactcccccccccccccaattgTTAAATTAGGATTATTATTAGCTGGGATTGTTTTAGGAAAACTGAGCTCAATTTGACTCACCACACCCAGGCCTGATTCCTGCCAGACCtgcagaattaaaaataaatcacttaaaTAGAGCCTTTATacagaaatgaagaaaacacGGAGGAGCGGTGAACCTTCACAGGAGCGGCTGATCGACCAAAATTACTCCAAGAGCTCATGAGCGACTCCTCCAGGAGGTCCCAAAAGAACCCAGAACAACATCTAAAGTTCTGCAGGCCTCACGTGTCTCAGTTGAGGTCAGAGTTCATGTTTCAATAAGAAAACAGACGAAGGAGAAAAATGGTCTTCATGGGGGAGTTCCAAGACCAAAACCACCACAAAGACCCGTCTCACGTTTGCCAAAAAAACTTCTTGATGATCCCCGAGACTTTGGACTCAAgagacaaaagtggaacttTTTGGAAGGTGTGCGTCCCGTTACATCTGACATCAAATTAACTGCATTTCAGAAACAGAACATCatgctaacagtcaaacatggCAGTGGTAGTGTGATcgtctggggctgctttgctgctttaGAACCTGCTGTAATTGATGGGACCATAAATTCTGCTCTCCTGAAGGAGACCCTCTGAACATCTGAGTGACCTCACTCCTCAGGACGAGGATCAGAAACACGGCAGCCGTTAACCAGCCATGACTGTCCACACACAGACTTTTACTTTGGTGCAATTTAATTTACCAGCTTATCTTCCTACATGTCCCCTAATCATAGCAGCCATAATTTAAGCTCAGTTCTTTGTGACCTTTGCCTTTCCCTTCATATGTACTGAAACAGTGAAAaaggttttctctttttcagctcCTTCTTGGAAACTGCAGCTTAGTCTCATTGAGGGATTTTAATCGCATCCTAAAATCAATGGAAAAGACAGCTGTGAAAACTTGTACCCGTTTTTAGTATTCTGCCCTGTTTTATGAGATACTTTAATCAATTGCAGTGTGTACTGTATTGACATTCCTGCTCCACTGAAACAGGTTTCTACTGAGAACGAGACCTCGTGTCTCCACAAGATTGTCTGTATAAAGGTgaaattgtaaagaaaaatatgcaaatcaaAGTTTGATAAGGAACTTGCCTGACATGCTGTTAGCTCCGACTCTGACCTCATTCCATGCTATTGAGTTAAGTCAAATTTTTGACTCAGAATAAGAGCTCAACCTCACTAAACAGTCCCTACGACTGAGTGGGATCAAACCTCTGCGGCCATATTGATGAAAATCTTCCAGAATCACCAGAAGTTTTAAAGATCGTGCAAACTGCTCTTTTTATAGATCACTAAAATGCtgaatcagatgtttttaaaccaCAGATGTTGGATCAGAATCATGTTAAGGAATGAATTTAAAAGCTAAGTTCTCCCTTTCTGCTGCAGTGTGGTAGTGCACAAAGAGCATTCGTGAGCGCCGCTGATGTTTAAATGCTGAGGTCAGACCCAGAAAACTGCCAGGACCCGAACTGCTCAGAGTATCAGACTGTATCTGCTCAGCAAACCAGAACTCAGATTTACAACACGTTGTGCCACAGAAGCTCCTCTGCAGCGTTAGACATCAGCCATCAATAAGCTTTAAACACCAGTGATCCTGTCAGTGGTAAACCTTCCTCGGACCTGTCCTCGTTAGCACTGAGCTCAAAATACAGGGAAGCCCTCATAGGTCGAACTGAAAGGTCTTGACCCAGTTACCCAGTCATGCAACACGTattacttttatcttttcttaACTACAACATGTTCTGAACTGTTTActtgctgcaggttttattctGCTCTGGAAAAAGTGCCATTTAAACAAGTTAGTAAGTGTTATTTAGTGACCGATCGTGATGTAAATCGTGTATTAGTACCTGTAATTTTGGACATGTTTGTCatttacatcatttttaaagtataaCTAGGCGGCAAACGTAAACATGAGGGAAATAATAATAGTAAGCACATAAATGAAAGCTTCAAAGATGGTCGTCCTGACTTTAGTCCACACTCAAAATaatttctgttggtttgtttctcCCTTTCAGACCAACTCTTTGTGGGTTAGAGCCTTTTGTTTAATCCAAACTCCTCGGGACAAAGACATGATTTGTCTAAAGCCAAAAAACAAGAGGGAAATTAAAATGTTGgcttgaataaataaaaagcaaagtcATCGTTTCTGCTCCATGTTTAAGGCTTTTATGTCATTTGCAGTGTTTGTTTGGATAAAACTACTGTTAGAAAGACCAAAAGCACATAATCAGCACATAAAGTCTTTAACACACAGATATTCTCTTCAACATTACAGCACAGGATGAGATGACATCACTGATCTCCTGACAGTTCCTTATAGGCTGATTTGATGATGCGTACAGCCTCAACGGTGTTTTCCGGCACGGTTGAAACGTCTGTAGAGGAAGCGGATCCTCTTCTCCAAGTTGTGTCTGTCCAGAGTCATCATTCTGTCTCCCACCATCTTCTTTTTCCTAATTGCACGCTGCAGTTCATTTCCTCTAAACCCTTTCAGCCAGCAGGGGGCAATAATTAGGTCTTTGGGATGTGCTTTAAACTCccctgcagacacaaaaaaacgACTGTGAGATGGGCTGCAGCAAAGATTATGTCTTCGAACAAGGAGAGAAAAAGGCACAATCTCAGCTAGAATGTTGTTTTAacttgaaaaatgtgtttttaaaccacTAAAAATTATTCATGTTGCTGTTCCTTAATAATGCATAGTTCCCACAAGTCTCGGCCGGAAGAGCCCAACGCATTATTTTTGCCATGTTGGTAGGTAAGCGCTGGACAACAatggcttcaaagcaaactaaaagCGAGGTATTTACTTACTCTTGACCGATGTGCGATGGAAAGATATACGCAGAAGACCGCTACTGTCGTGATTGACCCATgttgggtgaaaaaaaagaggaaatgtcaACGAGCCTGACAAATTGCCGCCCATCTTGTACTACGccataaataataacaatatcaTACTTCTGCATGTAGGCATACCTTGTCGACAGTGTGTTGATGGATTAGAATCAGACCTAAAATGGTGCAAGAGCTTTATCTGTAACCATAACTTTAGCTTTGGGGTTAATTTTAGTCTAACATTATTTAACAGAGCTTGCATTTACTTTACTGGAATAAAAGATTCTAGACATCTTCGAAGGCTGATCCTTGCGGTTGATGTTCACCAGCCAGTCTCACTGGCGTTCTGCCCTCAACTCTTGTGTTTGAGGTCCTTCATGTTTCCTGACTGATTCCTggaatgtagcaaaaactacGCTTTGCCAAACTGTCTGTGTGGTTAGAACGTCCTTTAACCCGACATGAAATAACAATCACGACTACAGTCAAAAATAGCCCacaattgaaaaaaatgtctcctctgCCATAGCTGGAAGTGCGACGACAAATGGGAACCATGTATATCGTAAAACTGCATACACAGAtagtgttttcattttcctttcaaGGTCAAATCAACCCTTTTAACTCGGTTTATGATTACAGTAGGGTCTTTCTTTCTCATACAAACCAAATTTAAGAATCTGTTTTgtaatgatgtaaaaataaatgcttttaatcCACAGCTGCAAAGCACAATCTCAAACCACTTACCCAAGATGCCGATGTTATCATAAACTCCATACATGCTTCTCTTCTCATTCCATCTGTCAACAACTTTTGGCTTAGGAATGCCATGCATCCTTATCCGACAGCATGTTCCTGAACACATTATATCCTTTAGTAATGAGTGTACACAAAATACATTCATTACAGCGCAGGCAGACTGACATTTATCTTATTAATTACAAGTATTTTTAATCTGAGTGGGCCTAACAagcaaacattacattttatttaatatatttttacgCAAAACTTTATTTAGCTTATTTAGTTACAGGTTTAATGTAAGATTTTCTAGGTTTTGACAAACTGTATACTAAAAACGATCTCAAAAAACAGGTTTAGTCACACGAATCAACAAATAGGAGCACTGGGGTGACagaaaaatattacataaaatatCTATATAATACTAGaacatgagaaaaataaaccatGGCATTTTACTGAAGGTATAACAGCTACATGttacttaaataaactgagTGAAGTAGTTCTGTTACAAACtggttctttaaataaaaatatcatttttaaaagagcagATATGAGGTTTGTTTTGGTCTGACTGACACGAACCCTGGTGGCCAGGTGTTTACACCAAAGTCACTCATAACTACATggagagggggaaaaataaataaataaaaagcattaaattcaAACTGGTACAAGCAAAACAAACGAACTGGACCCAGTCACTATTCTCACCTGTAGAAATGGTTCTGACTGAGTTCAGCAGAACCCCAGCAGAATGACAGAAAGACGATCCAGCTCTCAGCAAACCTCCCAGAACAGACATATCCAAGGatctacaaataaaatacagacaaataGGATTAACAGACTGCATAGCCTCAGAGTTAGCTTCAGTAGCTTCCTCTGTGATCTTTACATTGACCCttagctttagctttagctagcaTGCTACATCAAAGTCGGTGTTGTGACTATTACCTGTTTCCGCACcgaataataaattttaaacaagtcGATTATTTTCCTAACACTTCAACAAATATGTAATTATGAtaatgtaacaacaaaaaaagactctATCGGTGCTTCGACATGCTCTCTGTGACCGCCTCCATCTTAGCCTACTCCGTGTCCCACAATGCAACGCGCCGGTACCGTAATAACGGTTGAGCAGcgcaacaacaataataatcataatagatgtaaaaataaaggtgTTTTACGGTTTTGGCAGATTTTAATTTTCCCATTTCAGCCACTAGAGGGAGAGACTGTGATCAGGTACTACAGAGTTGGCATTTCCAGCACATGCCAGATCAAAAAgacttaatttaatcaaaatataCCACATGCTTGTCATTAgattaaaaagtgtttgtttagtCCAATGATTaacatgaattatttttttctgcacaggTCTAGGACATTGTCGACCTACATCCGTAacagaaaaagaggaggaatTAAACAAAGCGAATGACacctaataataaaaatatgtgctttttttatttaaacactaaCCTGTATGCTCTTTAAATGTATCAAATTAACCCAAGACATGTTTTGCATGAGTAGTTTGGACTcaaattattttgtaatatttacatCCTGCTTAATACGCATTGGTGTAATGACATAAAacattattagaaaatatttcaatttaCACTAAAATTTAACTTGGCCATAAAACTTGGAGTGGCACAAACAGTTTCCCCTGTTTAAACACCTCAGAACATTTCCATTAACATGAATATTTATTGTGTGCAGTacatttcagcattttgttcgaccaacttgtttttattaaaacagaagtGGAACAAGTGAGAAATGTGGGCTGCGTTTTCATTTGCGTAGGTTTgtaatgctgctgttttataGCTACATTAAGACATTCCTTTATTTCTACTGACACA is a genomic window of Kryptolebias marmoratus isolate JLee-2015 linkage group LG16, ASM164957v2, whole genome shotgun sequence containing:
- the mrpl51 gene encoding 39S ribosomal protein L51, mitochondrial, encoding MSVLGGLLRAGSSFCHSAGVLLNSVRTISTGTCCRIRMHGIPKPKVVDRWNEKRSMYGVYDNIGILGEFKAHPKDLIIAPCWLKGFRGNELQRAIRKKKMVGDRMMTLDRHNLEKRIRFLYRRFNRAGKHR